From the genome of Anopheles merus strain MAF chromosome X, AmerM5.1, whole genome shotgun sequence, one region includes:
- the LOC121589872 gene encoding protein twisted gastrulation-like isoform X2, translated as MERERRRTEGRAFALLAGAVLVLLTCVQLAASCNEMVCASIVSKCMLTQSCKCDMKSCTCCKECAECLSYLYTECCSCLEMCPKPNETSNELSKQSHIEDLEGFPNLYDVITSEQDAQGRWKVISFPIDIDAALYGPKGDGATKYVVHSTDMDLKQKYEDPNKITVNCTVAYQAQCMSWNKCKESCRTMGASSYRWFHDGCCECIGQYCLNYGINESRCRDCPENKEHDLDDFAPEDELDYGDGLGPLDNAAIESTNI; from the exons ATGGAGCGCGAAAGGCGGCGGACGGAAGGGAGAGCGTTCGCGCTGCTCGCCGGCgccgtgctggtgctgctgaccTGCGTCCAGCTAGCGGCGAGCTGCAACGAGATGGTGTGCGCCTCGATCGTCTCCAAGTGCATGCTGACGCAGAGCTGCAAGTGCGACATGAAGAGCTGCACCTGCTGCAAGGAGTGCGCCGAGTGTCTGAGCTACCTGTACACCGAGTGCTGCAGCTGTCTCGAGATGTGCCCGAAGCCGAACGAAACGTCCAACGAGCTGTCGAAGCAGTCGCACATCGAGGACCTGGAGGGTTTCCCCAACCTGTACGACGTGATCACGTCCGAGCAGGATGCGCAGGGCCGCTGGAAGGTGATCTCGTTCCCGATCGACATCGATGCGGCACTGTACGGGCCGAAGGGTGACGGTGCGACGAAATACGTTGTCC ACTCGACCGACATGGATCTGAAGCAGAAGTACGAGGATCCGAACAAAATCACGGTCAACTGTACCGTCGCCTACCAGGCCCAGTGCATGTCCTGGAACAAGTGCAAGGAGAGCTGCCGGACGATGGGTGCCAGCAGCTATCG CTGGTTCCACGATGGTTGCTGCGAGTGCATCGGCCAGTACTGTCTCAACTACGGCATCAACGAGTCGCGCTGTCGCGACTGTCCCGAGAACAAGGAGCACGACCTGGACGACTTCGCGCCGGAGGACGAGCTGGACTACGGGGACGGGCTGGGGCCGCTCGACAATGCGGCGATCGAGTCGACCAACATATGA
- the LOC121589872 gene encoding protein twisted gastrulation-like isoform X1, whose product MRKSNLQNPSKPMERERRRTEGRAFALLAGAVLVLLTCVQLAASCNEMVCASIVSKCMLTQSCKCDMKSCTCCKECAECLSYLYTECCSCLEMCPKPNETSNELSKQSHIEDLEGFPNLYDVITSEQDAQGRWKVISFPIDIDAALYGPKGDGATKYVVHSTDMDLKQKYEDPNKITVNCTVAYQAQCMSWNKCKESCRTMGASSYRWFHDGCCECIGQYCLNYGINESRCRDCPENKEHDLDDFAPEDELDYGDGLGPLDNAAIESTNI is encoded by the exons ATGcg AAAATCCAATCTCCAAAACCCTTCCAAACCAATGGAGCGCGAAAGGCGGCGGACGGAAGGGAGAGCGTTCGCGCTGCTCGCCGGCgccgtgctggtgctgctgaccTGCGTCCAGCTAGCGGCGAGCTGCAACGAGATGGTGTGCGCCTCGATCGTCTCCAAGTGCATGCTGACGCAGAGCTGCAAGTGCGACATGAAGAGCTGCACCTGCTGCAAGGAGTGCGCCGAGTGTCTGAGCTACCTGTACACCGAGTGCTGCAGCTGTCTCGAGATGTGCCCGAAGCCGAACGAAACGTCCAACGAGCTGTCGAAGCAGTCGCACATCGAGGACCTGGAGGGTTTCCCCAACCTGTACGACGTGATCACGTCCGAGCAGGATGCGCAGGGCCGCTGGAAGGTGATCTCGTTCCCGATCGACATCGATGCGGCACTGTACGGGCCGAAGGGTGACGGTGCGACGAAATACGTTGTCC ACTCGACCGACATGGATCTGAAGCAGAAGTACGAGGATCCGAACAAAATCACGGTCAACTGTACCGTCGCCTACCAGGCCCAGTGCATGTCCTGGAACAAGTGCAAGGAGAGCTGCCGGACGATGGGTGCCAGCAGCTATCG CTGGTTCCACGATGGTTGCTGCGAGTGCATCGGCCAGTACTGTCTCAACTACGGCATCAACGAGTCGCGCTGTCGCGACTGTCCCGAGAACAAGGAGCACGACCTGGACGACTTCGCGCCGGAGGACGAGCTGGACTACGGGGACGGGCTGGGGCCGCTCGACAATGCGGCGATCGAGTCGACCAACATATGA